Proteins encoded together in one Bacteroidales bacterium window:
- a CDS encoding T9SS type A sorting domain-containing protein: MKKRIQFLTFFGLFFLYGPINGQVFPWTAPFGGPGADFATDIKQTSDNGYIIAGYGGDGFSANYYVVKLNEYGLLQWERNLSKDNYAERAYSVVATSDGGFVVIGTATQMNRPWLVKLDSNGDTLWTSQWTSTLPQNSALLARGAELPDGRIVVIGAEGSYGYQPNMFLVSQNGELTEQRTLNAIVPPGWLAGTFVSHIENTADGGFVLTGSAGSGTGTRPFIWKFDQNADSVWSVHFTQQGVWMRSAESIKQLSDGGYILSGYTAPNSEHSCALRADANGNLLWFSSFPDTIYTQATDVIEWTDGKFLITEKRFNGFGETFFQTALLTVDSEGSLLNREMIMASDSSTTITRMRRTSDGGFVMAGEINEYLVVNEQDLFVLKSDAEGNISGAGIDYVWPGDINYDGTVNMDDLMILGVTAGAAGPPRVDQSIGWYPHYVTNWADTVVTGVNYKHADTDGNGIVDIHDTLAIITNYGLTRDLDNRRYVSSLPTKSTRSGNDLFIIPEEVMLIDAVNVEIPLYLGEAATPVIGFYGMRFSMATDPTLVVAESMTVDFTGSWLGTQNTDLWAIQKTFADEGATDLGLTLNNHQPVSGFGQIGFVKFSLAQPLQHGEVLNLEIHFDNLMAYEYDLTPIELSTGTFQIVLDNNLTGMDDLVFNDKIHVFPNPVAAGHPVIIHSNKAISTIEIYSIAGLLVASEKFDLVTQQFTAPAEKGIYLLKIYTTSGITTKRLIVN, encoded by the coding sequence TTTTTGGATTGTTCTTCCTGTATGGCCCGATCAACGGTCAGGTATTCCCATGGACAGCTCCTTTTGGTGGTCCGGGGGCCGACTTTGCCACCGACATCAAACAAACATCCGATAATGGTTACATCATAGCAGGCTATGGCGGTGATGGCTTTTCAGCCAATTATTATGTGGTCAAACTAAATGAATATGGTCTCTTGCAATGGGAACGCAACCTCAGTAAAGACAATTACGCAGAGCGGGCATACAGCGTGGTGGCGACCAGCGATGGCGGGTTTGTGGTGATCGGCACTGCCACGCAGATGAATCGTCCATGGCTTGTAAAACTTGACAGCAATGGCGACACGCTTTGGACTTCCCAGTGGACTTCGACGTTGCCTCAAAACAGCGCCCTGCTTGCAAGAGGTGCTGAACTGCCCGATGGCCGTATTGTTGTGATTGGGGCAGAAGGATCGTATGGTTACCAGCCAAATATGTTTCTCGTTAGCCAAAATGGTGAGTTGACCGAACAGCGCACACTCAATGCTATCGTGCCACCTGGCTGGCTTGCAGGAACATTCGTGAGTCATATCGAAAATACGGCTGATGGCGGATTTGTTCTCACCGGGTCGGCCGGCAGCGGAACAGGAACAAGGCCATTTATTTGGAAGTTCGATCAAAATGCTGATTCTGTCTGGTCAGTTCATTTTACTCAGCAGGGTGTTTGGATGAGATCAGCCGAATCAATAAAACAATTGAGTGACGGAGGATATATTCTGAGTGGCTACACAGCTCCCAACTCCGAACACAGTTGCGCCCTTCGTGCAGATGCAAACGGAAACCTGCTTTGGTTTTCCAGCTTTCCTGATACAATTTACACCCAGGCTACCGATGTGATCGAATGGACTGATGGAAAGTTCTTAATTACCGAAAAACGTTTCAACGGTTTCGGGGAAACATTTTTTCAGACCGCTCTCCTGACAGTTGACAGCGAAGGAAGTCTGCTCAACCGGGAAATGATCATGGCCTCCGATTCTTCAACCACCATCACCCGTATGCGCCGAACCAGCGATGGCGGATTTGTGATGGCCGGCGAGATCAACGAATACCTGGTAGTGAATGAACAGGATCTGTTTGTACTTAAGTCCGATGCTGAAGGCAACATTTCGGGCGCCGGCATTGATTACGTTTGGCCGGGTGATATCAATTACGACGGCACAGTGAATATGGACGACCTGATGATCCTTGGGGTCACGGCAGGGGCAGCCGGTCCGCCTCGCGTAGATCAATCCATCGGCTGGTACCCGCACTACGTCACCAACTGGGCCGATACTGTGGTTACCGGAGTCAATTACAAACATGCCGACACCGACGGCAACGGAATTGTTGATATCCATGACACACTCGCCATTATCACAAACTATGGATTGACAAGAGATCTGGATAACCGCAGATACGTTTCATCACTACCTACAAAATCCACCAGGTCGGGAAACGATCTCTTCATCATTCCCGAAGAGGTAATGCTGATTGATGCCGTGAATGTGGAGATCCCACTCTATCTCGGCGAAGCAGCAACACCCGTCATCGGTTTTTATGGAATGCGGTTCAGTATGGCAACCGACCCAACGTTGGTAGTTGCCGAAAGCATGACGGTAGATTTTACCGGCTCATGGTTAGGTACACAAAACACCGATCTCTGGGCTATTCAGAAAACTTTTGCAGATGAAGGTGCAACTGATTTAGGACTTACGTTGAATAACCATCAGCCCGTTTCCGGGTTTGGTCAGATTGGTTTTGTTAAATTCTCCCTCGCCCAGCCACTGCAGCACGGAGAAGTGCTAAACCTCGAAATCCATTTCGATAATCTGATGGCCTATGAATACGATCTCACACCAATTGAACTCTCCACCGGAACTTTCCAGATTGTGCTCGACAATAACCTGACCGGAATGGATGACCTGGTTTTTAACGATAAAATCCATGTGTTTCCCAATCCTGTGGCGGCCGGACATCCTGTTATTATCCATAGCAACAAAGCTATTTCAACAATAGAAATCTACAGTATCGCAGGACTTTTAGTGGCTTCAGAAAAATTTGATTTGGTCACTCAACAATTCACAGCGCCGGCT